The genomic DNA GCCAGTGTCCCATAAAACATTCCTACCACAGTCAGATGAGAACTACAGGTGGAGAAAGCTTTTTGGCGACCAGATGTGGATGGGATTTTGAGGATGGTGATGAAGATGTAAATATAGGTCACGGTGATAAAAACCAGTGGAAACATTGTTAATGGAGTAGCTAATAATATATTTTCCAGAATCACAGATGATGTATCCGAGCAAGAAAGCTCAAGAAGAGGAACTAAATCACAAAAAAAGTGGTCAATGACATGAGGCCCGCAGAAATCTTGTTTACTGGTCATAATAACAGTCACCAATGGTATAGTAAAGCCTAAGACCCAACATATGGTAACAAGCTGAATGCACAGATTGGGGTCCATGATGTATATGTAACGTAAAGGGTTGCAGATGGCCAAGTATCTGTCATAGGACATAACCGCAAGGAGAAGACATTCGGCAACCAAAGAGATACCAAAGAACTCAAGCTGAATGATGCATGCAGCAAACGATATGGTGACACCATTGTTTATGATGGCACATAACATCTTAGGAACAATATTGGTAGTAAACATGATGTCGAAAATGGAAAGGTGTCCCAAAAAGAAGAACATTGGATGTTTGAGATTGGGAGATATTGATACAAGTATAGCAATCATGATGTTACCAGATATTGTCACACTGTATAATATAAGAAAAAGAAGGAAGCAAGGGATTTTCAGATTGCGGTGCATTTGTAATCCTATTAGAAATATGTCTTTAACTGTACTGTGGTTGTGTTCATTCCTTTGTAAATATTAAACACAGTGTTAATATATTTAACATTTCTTCTCTAGACAAGTCAACCAAGAGTCATAAAATTATAAACCTCAAATCCTGTTATTTGCTTCAAGCATCATCATGATCCTAAGAGGTATCAAAAGGTTTGTGTCCCAAGAAAGTGATGTTTAAATCCTTTTTTTTGTGTTATATTACATGTATTTTTAGGTCATTATTTTCTATATTACTATCAatattaaagggcacctgtcatcagacattttgcactaaacctaaaatattccccctctgcagctcctgggctgcattctagcaatgttcctgttgtttatgtgtcccctttctgaccaaaataaagactttgtaaagtggtacctttttgtattcagatcttgataatggtacacgggggtgggctctctggtgtccgttagttggcctcctgtcgctttaggctgtccctcatcgcgcaatttcaaagaggtgacgtgaggtaagctggccagcgcttgcgcagaacggtggaggcggcggtgaaaccgcgaccacgagattatgggcaggtacttgctgatggaagtcacagcgccgcccataatctcgcgcatgcgcaacacgtcaccagcggtcacactgtgcacattgcacagtcccgcgagagtggcacggcgcatgcgcgagattatgggcggccataatttcgcgcatgcgccgtgccactctggcgggactgcaatgtgcagtgtgatcGCTGGTGATGTGTtgtgcatgcgcgagattatgggcggccataatctcgcgcatgcgttttcaccgccgcctccaccgttctgcgcaagcgctggccaactTACCTcatgtcacctctttgaaattgcgcgatgggggacggcctaaagcgacagggaagccgactaacggacaccagagagcccacccccgtgtaccattatcaagatctgaatacaaaatagtaccactttacaaagtctttattttggtcagaaaaggggcacataaacaacaggaacattgctagaatgcagcccaggagctgcagagggggaatcttttaggcttagtgcaaaatttctgatgacaggttccctttaaagttaaaAAATAGAATTCTTGTAATTTTCACATTGACCACTGGGGCTTTATTAGATTCTTAATTCCTGGTAATTTAGGAAATCTAAATGTACATTATAGCAATTAGAACCTCcaagaacatttttattttgaGAAAtcctttaaaaattttttttttgctaaacagGAGAAAAACCCCTTAGGTGTGGATGAGTAAATGAGATATATCATAATTCTGCCACTTGTATTTTTGGATGATTTTGCATTAAAGAGTATCTAAAATTGTTGTGAATGTTGAATTTTGTTTATATTTTAGTGACTATATAATAATTAAAAACTAATTTACGCAAGTGCAGCAATGAAATTAATCATGACCATCATTATTACtaattttgtaaaaaaacaaaacaaaaaaacaagatgTGACGGCACAAGCCAAGCAAAGTGTGACGTTTTTCGCCACCAAGTGTGACATTATATATTTTTAACCTGTAATGTTTCATAAACTTCAAATATTACATTATGTCGTTCAGTAGTTTGTGTTTTTTTGGAAAAAAACTAAATAGTGACTTTATTTGTTCTATACTAGAGTAAACTCAAGTTGGATTGAATTCTactaatatttttaaaaatatttgtgTTTGCCAAAATTCTGTGTTTTTTCCTAGTTTGCTTCTACTTGATATCACCGAAATCGTAGCTATTGGCCGACCATGCTTTCTAAATTATAAAGGACcatcaaaacattaaaaaaaatcttaTTCTCAACTCGCTACTCACCATCACCCGTCCAGTCGTTTTCTGATCCTCACAGCTCACATTGATACTTCAGGATTCTCCTAGTGAGCTGACGGTCGCAGCTCTGATAAGGTCTGGGAGTGTTCTGCGCATGTGTGCGCAAGGTTACATTATTGTGTGCTTGCGCAGAACCATCCTGGACCtcatcagagccaggagcagtgctttttttgcggtggtacgcgccggtacggtgtaccggaaaatctgaagagcgcctctgtctctgtccacatggctaatttgtaaactatacaaattagccatgtggagcggaggcacaagccagaggcgtttCTAGGGAGAGCTGGCGGGGCGCTGTCGCCTGATgtggcggtgtggaagtctgcccgGGAGTGTCGGCTCACTAGGAGAGGACAAAAAAGTGGGGATCCAGCACCATATAAAATTCAAAATGTCGTCTTTATTTCatcgtttaaagggaaccaatcaccaggattttcctatataagctaaagccagtgctatactggcactatcatgctgagtctatacatacctgtagtggtcagctcggatgtttaggttttgaaatccaagaaagtaaagtttataaaatcggcagcttcttgagtgacagcagcaaaggagcagatgaCACGCAGACTGGATTAGTGATGGTGATGACCGAAGGGGCAGGAGAGGTGAGCAGGAAAGTGAgtatgaggatttttttttatttttacatattttgGTTATTAAGCTCTGGAGTCTGGAAAGGGACCTTAAGTTTGAAGAGAATAACATCTCCGCTAATCAAATTTCCCAGACGAATACAAATTTTTCCTGATTCTCAAACCTCTGTTATAGACGCATTTTATACATACGTCATGATATTTCATTATCAAATAATGTCCGGTTCAAGTAGGGACTGGAAATCTAAATAATCTAAAAatctaaatataaaataaaattgttttttgttTCCTAATTAGTGATGAACGAACATCACCATGTGCGATTGCTCGGTACTCGAGAAGTTGAATGCTCCGATGAGCGcgacttgtgtaccgagtataatggaagtcagtgggaactCGAGCAAAtgttccggaaaaatgctcaagttccccattgacttccattatactctgagtAGCGCTTAtcggagcatccaactgctcacgtaccgagcacctgagcatggtggagctcgctcatcactattcctaatctgaaaaaaataattaaaaaatcaatATAAAAAACTTATTTGATATCACTGCATCTTTAGAAGTCAAATCTTTCAAAATATCAAATTATTTAACCCACCTGGTAAActctctaaaaataaataaaaataccaaAATTTGGGGGTTTTGCTCTCGgctcaaaaaataaaaaatgttacatGTTACAATGGGGCATCTTCCAACAATTTTTTGGGTAGCACAAAACAGAACCCCTTGAGATTGAACCAGGTGGCCCCGGAGGGATCCCTCCTACCGCTCCTAGAGATTGTAGAGAATCGCAATTTCAAAATgcggttccattttgaatatgcccaactcaaacacttcataACCTCACAAGACATTGTCATGGCTCATCCCTCGCCCCAAACACCTTTTGAAAACCTCTGCGCCGTGCCCTCCGATACACGTCAAGCAATATCAAAAGTGTACAAGCTCATAACAAGCGCGACAGAGACGTCTCTTCCTCGCTCAATCAGACGTTCCTTGAGAATCAGTGGGAgcgttgtttccgcctgacccacaagtccgtggttgccaccaggatgcaagaaaccagctataaaatactttctaggtggtacagggtcccagctTCCCTCCATGCATGGTGCCCAGAAGTACCTAATACCTGTTGGCGTTGTGGAGCGCAGgaaggcaccatgtcccacatctggtggtatTGCCCAAGCTTggcggtcttttggaacaaagtactagcAGCCATACAGGAGGTCACCGGGATCACAGTCCCTAGTCGCCCAGAGGCAGTTTTATTGTACATCTTTAACGTACCGGAAAATGTCTACAAAAAATCCCTCTTGGGCCACCTTCTTCAGGCAACCAAGACAGTGATTCCACGACGTTGGAAGGACCCTGCCCCCCTACACTggatgagtgggtaatggaggtgaatgtgattCACCGCATGGAAACGGTGCTGGCCCAGTCGCATTGACAGACGGTAGAGACGGCCActaaatggtttcagtgggaatcattcctgtcTGGTAAAAAAATTTCTGGAGCTAATTTAATCCCAGGAAAATAGATACTTTGGACCTATCCCCCTCAGACAACATACTTCACTTCCCCGACAAGTCTTGGTCCAACGGACAATGCATCAGACCTGGCCGACTCGTTCTACTCTTTATctcttctcccttttttttctgaCCTATTCTCCCTTCTCTACATATCGTGACTGCTACTCTCCTTAACCTCTCTTCTTTGTTTTATTATTTTCTGTGGTTTAAATTGACTATCCATGTATTATATCAATCATCTGCATACTGCTATGAAGTCTGCGAGGGTGTTGTATCGAATAGACTTTTGATTCGTATCATTTGTTATAACATGGATCCATGTTCTCTTAATGTATTCTTTTTAAAAATTCAATtcaaaactttaaattggaaaaaaaaaatgtaaataaaaaataattttaaaaaaacacactTATCCCGAAAATGGACCACTGAAAAATCAAGGGTCGGTAGAGCTCTATTGAGTAAACAATTAACTAAAAGCTATGGGTcttagaaaatggtgacacaaacgcAATATATAACAGctctgaatatttaaaaaaaaaaaaaaaaaaaaaataataatttttgtaTGTTTTGAGAGTCCTAATTCCCCTAATAAGGAGCACACCCAAAAAAATGTTTCATTGCATTATCAAAAAGTAGCCCTTTGTCCAGATCCCATCGGTGAATGTATTCTGAGTCTAAAGGATTTTTGCTATCACATTTCCTAGAAAGATTGTGATAATGTATTGTAATAAAATTAATTGAACAagtgaaaaaatatttctaaaaaccTTATTTTTTAGTGATGTTGGATTTATTAATGCAACAAAAAGATCTGTCATAGCTTTCGAATAACCTGGATTGCTAAGAGATCGTGAAAGATGTAAAtgcaatatatacatatactgtacatatgtataGCTCTATAGAAACATCTTAAAAACGGAATTCTGGTCCTTTCCTTACCATCTCAATGTCATTCTGTATCTTCTCATTGAGGCTTGGAACACAAGAAGAAATGTAATAAATCTTAGCCTGATCCCTTCCCAATATGTATTTTCTAATGGGAACCTTTTATACTTTTAGACCAGACCTTCAGATATGAGGATGCTGTCTGGAGAATTGAGGCTGAAATTCTTAGGGGAATCATCTAATAGTACAGCAAGGAATAAGGAATAtcttatatacactggagatcaaaattagagaacaatacacAATTtattaaatgttgcggtcattgtgtcgttctatgtgattatatcctaagatGAGAAAACTCACAGTATTTTAAGTTTACGGTATTTCATtaattgaatttattccaaagcacataataacaataaatgtaaatgagataaatgaaaaaaaaaaaaaaacaaatcaaaattagagaacactttcagatacctgcaagttattggtgttaatctggcacctggtgctgatttccttaaagaagttgtccagttaccaaaactgattttttttttttctgataaatcttgctaatatgtgcccctcaacacatctattatgttttttcagcaaaattaggttttattgtgcactagcagcacatgctcattgctggctccagctctgatggggttaatctctcctctgacttcctgtgttcatttcctacaagttccagaattctttgtggctctagggcggtgtctagcttatctaacacacccactgtgtctaatacacccactctgctctccgaccaaaccctcctccctgcctcttcccagtggatgagagaaatcacacagagacatccgaagctgccagctctgcacacaagcaggggaagaaagtgtgtgagtgtttgtgtgtgggtgtgagtgtgtgtgtgtgtgtgtgtgtgtgtttttgtgagtgtttgtgcgtgtgtgtgtgtgagtgtgtgtgtgtataatgtgagtgtgtgtgtgtataatgtgagtgtgagtgtctgtgtgtgtgtgtgtacacagaaattatgataattagccggcgcaacatgtgaaaaaaataattggggaaaaaaaagtgagggggtgatgagattgcttttttccctctggcctagtctgtgtgtcgtccgtatcatccgcaaaccgcatatgaccggatcctgtggattaaatgtgcagcgcatgc from Anomaloglossus baeobatrachus isolate aAnoBae1 chromosome 12, aAnoBae1.hap1, whole genome shotgun sequence includes the following:
- the LOC142257679 gene encoding olfactory receptor 5G9-like; this translates as MRNEHNHSTVKDIFLIGLQMHRNLKIPCFLLFLILYSVTISGNIMIAILVSISPNLKHPMFFFLGHLSIFDIMFTTNIVPKMLCAIINNGVTISFAACIIQLEFFGISLVAECLLLAVMSYDRYLAICNPLRYIYIMDPNLCIQLVTICWVLGFTIPLVTVIMTSKQDFCGPHVIDHFFCDLVPLLELSCSDTSSVILENILLATPLTMFPLVFITVTYIYIFITILKIPSTSGRQKAFSTCSSHLTVVGMFYGTLASLYVVPSSGNSLNANKVLSLLYTYVTPLFNPIIYSLRNKAIRVALRRYAFNKKDDM